From a region of the Mycobacteroides saopaulense genome:
- a CDS encoding SAM-dependent methyltransferase, which produces MVRTDGDTWDIVTSVGYTALGVAAARALDAKLDPPLAHDDHAAAFVAAAGSPKLAAAVATGDMTSSVAFNAQWVGVRTRFFDNFFADAAGAGVRQQVILAAGLDSRAYRLPWPAVTSVFELDQPKVLQFKDEVLRRSGAQPSAQRVTVAIDLRDDWPSALRAAGFDANAPTGWILEGLLPYLPGGAQDALFERLNELSAPGSWVAAELGPEPGELDGFAASMKTVMERTSDGEAQPNLRDLWFDDPRVDTKSWLGERGWTVTQVNLMDAAVSYGRPFHDLPQAFEKLMGEKFFTAVRDR; this is translated from the coding sequence GTGGTGCGCACCGACGGAGATACCTGGGACATCGTCACCAGCGTCGGCTACACGGCGCTCGGGGTCGCCGCCGCGCGTGCGCTCGACGCGAAGTTGGATCCGCCACTGGCGCATGACGATCACGCGGCCGCGTTCGTTGCCGCCGCAGGGTCTCCGAAGCTGGCCGCTGCGGTGGCCACAGGAGACATGACGAGCTCCGTGGCATTCAATGCGCAGTGGGTCGGTGTCCGGACGCGCTTCTTCGACAACTTCTTCGCCGACGCGGCGGGTGCCGGAGTGCGGCAGCAGGTGATTCTGGCCGCGGGATTGGATTCGCGCGCATACCGATTGCCGTGGCCCGCCGTGACGTCCGTCTTCGAGCTGGATCAACCAAAGGTCCTGCAGTTCAAGGACGAGGTTTTACGAAGGTCTGGAGCGCAGCCCAGCGCCCAGCGCGTGACGGTCGCCATCGACCTACGTGATGACTGGCCGAGTGCCCTGCGTGCGGCGGGTTTTGACGCCAACGCGCCGACGGGATGGATTCTCGAGGGGCTGCTGCCCTATCTGCCGGGCGGGGCGCAGGATGCGCTCTTTGAAAGGCTGAACGAGTTGTCGGCCCCCGGAAGCTGGGTGGCCGCCGAGCTGGGCCCCGAACCTGGCGAGCTGGACGGCTTTGCGGCCTCCATGAAGACTGTTATGGAGCGCACCAGTGACGGTGAGGCACAACCGAATCTGCGCGATCTGTGGTTCGACGACCCTAGGGTGGACACCAAGAGCTGGCTGGGGGAGCGCGGCTGGACGGTTACACAGGTCAACCTGATGGATGCCGCGGTGTCCTACGGGCGCCCGTTCCACGATTTACCCCAGGCATTCGAAAAGCTCATGGGCGAGAAGTTTTTCACCGCAGTTCGAGACCGCTGA
- a CDS encoding NAD(P) transhydrogenase subunit alpha, with translation MYGQLLANIAILVLAGFVGFAVISKVPNTLHTPLMSGTNAIHGIVVLGALIVLGNLPADASWGTRIIAFVALIFGTLNVIGGFLVTDRMLGMFKSKKPEQKEAAK, from the coding sequence ATGTACGGACAGCTACTGGCCAACATCGCGATCCTGGTGCTTGCCGGGTTCGTCGGATTCGCCGTCATCTCCAAGGTGCCCAACACCTTGCACACGCCACTGATGTCTGGCACCAACGCCATTCACGGCATCGTGGTGCTGGGTGCACTGATCGTGCTGGGCAACCTGCCCGCCGACGCCAGCTGGGGCACACGGATCATCGCGTTCGTCGCGCTGATCTTCGGAACCCTGAACGTGATCGGTGGCTTCTTGGTCACCGATCGCATGCTGGGCATGTTCAAGTCGAAGAAGCCTGAGCAGAAGGAGGCGGCCAAGTGA
- a CDS encoding class I SAM-dependent methyltransferase, translating to MTSTDEGKWTRSDGDSWDIVSSVGYTALGVSAQRAVESERPDALIADPYAKHFVLAAGEPHLIETITKRDAPQASPFEYLRGMGMRSRFFDEFFKDAAASGIRQVVILAAGLDARAHRLPWPAGVTVYELDQPEVLAFKDRVYAEQGAEPTSDRRAVAVDLRDDWPAVLTAAGFDPSQPTAWSAEGLLPYLPAAAQDLLFERVVELSAPGSRAAIEGPTGTLGMSQFAKVEQKYRSEKDTFGKIDITELFYDEDKTPPVEWFSARGWNTQGLDMFELADRYGVQYPDVPDDIRELAGAMHYLTCTLPA from the coding sequence ATGACGAGTACCGACGAAGGAAAATGGACCCGTAGCGACGGTGACTCCTGGGACATCGTGTCCAGTGTGGGGTACACGGCATTGGGTGTCAGCGCACAGCGGGCCGTGGAAAGCGAGCGCCCCGACGCGTTGATCGCGGATCCGTACGCCAAGCACTTCGTCCTTGCGGCGGGCGAGCCACATTTGATCGAGACGATCACCAAACGCGATGCCCCGCAGGCATCTCCATTCGAATACCTGCGCGGCATGGGTATGCGTAGCAGGTTCTTCGACGAGTTCTTCAAGGATGCCGCCGCTTCTGGTATTCGGCAGGTGGTGATCCTGGCAGCGGGACTGGACGCGCGGGCACACCGGCTCCCGTGGCCGGCGGGTGTCACGGTCTATGAGCTGGATCAGCCGGAGGTGCTGGCCTTCAAGGACCGTGTGTACGCGGAGCAGGGAGCCGAGCCGACCAGTGATCGTCGGGCCGTGGCGGTCGATCTACGCGATGATTGGCCGGCTGTGCTCACGGCTGCCGGTTTCGATCCGAGCCAGCCCACCGCATGGTCGGCGGAAGGATTACTGCCGTATCTTCCTGCCGCGGCACAAGATTTGCTGTTCGAGCGCGTCGTCGAACTATCGGCTCCCGGCAGCCGGGCGGCCATCGAAGGGCCGACAGGCACGCTGGGCATGAGTCAATTCGCCAAGGTGGAACAGAAGTATCGGTCCGAGAAGGACACCTTTGGCAAGATCGACATCACCGAACTGTTCTACGACGAGGACAAGACGCCACCGGTGGAATGGTTCTCCGCACGCGGATGGAACACGCAGGGGCTGGACATGTTCGAGCTGGCCGACCGGTACGGCGTGCAATATCCGGACGTCCCCGATGACATCAGAGAGCTGGCCGGCGCCATGCACTACCTGACCTGCACCCTGCCGGCCTGA
- a CDS encoding class I SAM-dependent methyltransferase, whose protein sequence is MTDIADKDWSRSEGDSWDIVSSVGFTALGVAAARAVENAQTDPLVRDSYAEHFVRAAGEPHLIGLLDNPETAALSPTTAFRQIGLRSKFFDEFFVSATNSGCKQAVILAAGLDVRAHRLPWPEGTKVFELDQPKVLEFKDRVLEEQRATPTSDRREVAVDLRDDWPAALLAAGFDPEAPTAWSAEGLIVYLPSAAQDLLFERVVALSASGSQIAVEATRGRPDISKWGEVQKKYADDSHPMSKVDISSLFYDEDRADVQDWFAARGWTVRGAHALELAAAYGVQIPELPDEVVELVKQGNYLTAVLPS, encoded by the coding sequence ATGACCGACATCGCAGACAAGGATTGGTCGCGCAGCGAGGGAGATTCCTGGGACATCGTGTCGAGCGTTGGATTCACGGCGCTGGGAGTGGCCGCGGCACGCGCGGTGGAGAACGCGCAGACCGATCCCCTGGTGCGGGACAGCTACGCGGAACATTTCGTACGTGCCGCCGGCGAACCGCATTTGATAGGACTGCTGGACAATCCTGAGACGGCGGCCCTGAGCCCCACGACGGCATTTCGGCAGATCGGCTTGCGCAGTAAATTCTTCGACGAGTTCTTCGTGAGTGCCACGAATTCCGGCTGCAAGCAGGCGGTGATCCTCGCGGCCGGGCTGGACGTTCGTGCGCATCGACTGCCGTGGCCGGAGGGCACCAAGGTCTTCGAGCTGGATCAACCGAAAGTCTTGGAATTCAAGGATCGCGTGCTTGAGGAACAACGCGCCACACCCACCAGTGACCGCCGTGAGGTCGCCGTGGATCTTCGTGACGATTGGCCGGCCGCATTGCTTGCGGCCGGCTTCGACCCGGAGGCTCCGACGGCGTGGTCGGCGGAGGGGCTGATCGTCTACTTGCCGTCCGCCGCTCAAGATCTGTTGTTCGAGAGGGTTGTCGCCTTGTCGGCATCGGGCAGCCAGATCGCCGTCGAGGCGACTCGCGGTCGGCCGGACATCTCCAAATGGGGTGAGGTCCAAAAGAAGTACGCCGACGACAGCCATCCCATGTCGAAGGTGGACATCAGCTCGCTGTTCTACGACGAAGACCGAGCCGACGTGCAGGACTGGTTTGCCGCGCGTGGGTGGACCGTCCGGGGCGCGCATGCTCTGGAACTGGCCGCGGCCTACGGGGTGCAGATCCCGGAGCTGCCGGACGAAGTCGTCGAACTGGTGAAGCAGGGGAACTACCTCACCGCCGTTTTACCCAGCTAG
- a CDS encoding low temperature requirement protein A, which translates to MISGLRAMVARDPAQPHRAATPLELLFDLVFVVAVSRASGALHHFWAEGHFVEGLTGYAMGFFAIWWAWMNFTWFASAFDTDDWLYRLMTFVQMAGALTIAAGVERAMTGADFGVVIAGYVLMRLAAGSQWLRAAISDPTMRATCLRYVAGIAIVQSAWVWWGLFAPEHLRFGLFIAIALADVSVPLFAERTAPTTWHPVHIAERYGLFTLIVLGESILASANSIIGGAEEADHAGTMISIAVSALVIVAAVWWIYFDEEQECKDSSLRASVLWGYSHYFIFASVAAISAGFEVAVDEGLGKSHLSPTTAALTITVPFAIYVVLAWLVLLLQRRDTILNVGLPTIAVASVAISSLPHALYWLAGLAALAAALVTWRRVEDTEHAPAAP; encoded by the coding sequence ATGATCAGTGGCCTGCGTGCCATGGTGGCCCGCGATCCCGCGCAACCGCACCGCGCGGCCACCCCGCTCGAACTCCTCTTCGACCTAGTCTTCGTGGTCGCCGTCTCTCGCGCGTCCGGCGCTTTGCATCACTTCTGGGCCGAGGGACATTTCGTCGAGGGACTCACCGGATACGCGATGGGTTTCTTCGCGATCTGGTGGGCCTGGATGAACTTCACCTGGTTCGCGAGCGCCTTCGACACCGACGACTGGCTGTACCGGTTGATGACCTTCGTGCAGATGGCCGGCGCGCTCACCATCGCCGCAGGCGTCGAGCGCGCGATGACTGGGGCCGACTTCGGCGTCGTCATCGCCGGATACGTGTTGATGCGCCTCGCGGCGGGCAGCCAATGGCTGCGCGCGGCGATCAGCGATCCCACCATGCGCGCCACCTGTCTGCGCTACGTCGCGGGCATCGCCATAGTCCAGTCGGCCTGGGTGTGGTGGGGACTCTTCGCACCCGAGCATCTACGTTTCGGGCTTTTCATCGCGATCGCGCTGGCCGACGTGTCCGTCCCGCTGTTCGCCGAGCGCACCGCACCGACGACATGGCATCCCGTACACATCGCGGAGCGCTATGGCCTGTTCACACTGATCGTGCTGGGCGAGTCCATCCTGGCCTCGGCGAATTCGATCATCGGTGGCGCCGAGGAGGCAGACCACGCCGGCACCATGATCAGCATCGCGGTATCCGCCCTCGTCATCGTCGCCGCGGTGTGGTGGATCTACTTCGACGAAGAGCAGGAGTGCAAGGACTCCTCGCTACGCGCGAGCGTGCTGTGGGGCTACAGCCATTACTTCATCTTCGCCTCTGTCGCCGCGATCTCGGCCGGGTTCGAGGTAGCGGTCGATGAGGGGCTCGGCAAGAGCCATCTGAGCCCCACCACCGCGGCGCTCACCATCACCGTCCCGTTCGCCATCTATGTCGTGCTGGCGTGGCTGGTGCTGCTGCTGCAGCGCCGCGACACCATACTGAACGTCGGGCTACCGACGATTGCCGTTGCCTCCGTGGCGATCTCATCGCTACCACATGCGCTCTACTGGCTCGCCGGGTTGGCGGCATTGGCGGCAGCGCTGGTGACCTGGCGACGCGTCGAGGACACCGAGCATGCACCCGCCGCCCCTTAA
- a CDS encoding NAD(P)(+) transhydrogenase (Re/Si-specific) subunit beta: MSSESLNYVVDVLYIAAFALFIYGLSGLTGPKTAVRGNWIAAVGMGIAVLATLIKVSETATTLDWILIGAGLGIGVVLGIPPALKTKMTAMPQLVALFNGVGGGTVALIAWSEFIETKGFSEFKPDQSPTVALVVGSLFAAIIGSVSFWGSLVAFAKLQESIPKNVEKRLVASAKLFQASNILLLLAAVGTAVYIGLHPGLPEWWIVAVLVFAGVMGLFVVFPIGGADMPVVISLLNAMTGLSAAAAGLALNNTAMIVAGMIVGASGSILTNLMAVAMNRSIPAIVFGSFGGGDTAAAGGSAEQGTVKATSASDAAIQMAYANQVIVVPGYGLAVAQAQHTVKEMADLLESKGVEVKYAIHPVAGRMPGHMNVLLAEADVEYDAMKEMDDINGEFNRTDVTIVIGANDVTNPAARNDPSSPIHGMPILNVDESRSVIVLKRSMSSGYAGIENPLFFQPQTSMLFGDAKKSVSAVIEELKAL, from the coding sequence GTGAGCAGCGAAAGCCTCAACTACGTCGTCGATGTTCTCTACATCGCCGCGTTCGCCCTCTTCATCTACGGCCTGTCCGGGCTGACCGGACCCAAGACCGCGGTGCGCGGCAACTGGATTGCCGCCGTCGGTATGGGTATCGCCGTCCTCGCCACCTTGATCAAAGTCAGCGAGACCGCCACCACGCTGGACTGGATCCTGATCGGTGCCGGTCTGGGAATTGGTGTCGTGCTGGGCATCCCGCCCGCGCTGAAGACCAAGATGACCGCCATGCCGCAGCTGGTAGCGTTGTTCAACGGTGTCGGTGGTGGCACCGTCGCGCTTATCGCTTGGTCGGAATTCATTGAGACCAAGGGTTTCTCGGAGTTCAAGCCGGACCAGTCGCCGACCGTCGCTCTGGTGGTGGGATCGCTGTTCGCCGCGATCATCGGTTCGGTGTCGTTCTGGGGCTCGCTGGTGGCCTTCGCCAAACTGCAGGAGTCCATCCCGAAGAACGTCGAGAAGCGGCTGGTGGCCTCCGCCAAGCTCTTCCAGGCCTCCAACATCCTGCTGCTGCTGGCCGCCGTCGGTACCGCCGTCTACATCGGGCTGCACCCCGGCCTGCCGGAGTGGTGGATCGTCGCGGTGCTGGTGTTCGCCGGTGTGATGGGTCTGTTCGTGGTCTTCCCGATCGGCGGCGCCGACATGCCGGTGGTCATCTCACTACTCAACGCGATGACCGGTTTGTCCGCTGCCGCAGCTGGTCTGGCGTTGAACAACACCGCCATGATTGTCGCCGGCATGATCGTCGGCGCCTCCGGTTCGATCCTGACCAATCTGATGGCCGTCGCGATGAACCGGTCGATCCCGGCCATCGTGTTCGGTTCGTTCGGTGGCGGTGACACCGCCGCCGCGGGCGGTTCGGCCGAGCAGGGCACGGTCAAGGCCACGTCGGCTTCCGACGCCGCGATCCAGATGGCCTACGCCAACCAAGTGATCGTGGTGCCCGGCTACGGTCTGGCCGTCGCGCAGGCTCAGCACACCGTCAAGGAGATGGCGGATCTGTTGGAGAGCAAGGGTGTCGAGGTCAAGTACGCCATTCACCCGGTTGCGGGTCGGATGCCCGGCCACATGAACGTCCTGCTGGCCGAGGCCGATGTCGAGTACGACGCCATGAAGGAAATGGACGACATCAACGGCGAGTTCAACCGGACCGATGTCACCATCGTGATCGGCGCCAACGACGTCACCAACCCGGCGGCACGCAACGACCCGTCCAGCCCGATTCACGGCATGCCGATCCTGAATGTCGATGAGTCGCGCTCGGTCATCGTGCTCAAGCGTTCGATGAGCTCGGGCTACGCCGGCATCGAGAACCCGCTGTTCTTCCAACCGCAGACCTCGATGCTGTTCGGGGATGCCAAGAAGTCGGTGTCCGCGGTCATCGAAGAGCTGAAGGCGCTGTAG
- a CDS encoding TetR/AcrR family transcriptional regulator, translating into MQPVPDASKAGSSSQRRAGRRDELVAVASKLFAARGYHGTRMDDIADVAGLNKATVYHYFASKALILYEIYFKAAEETLACLQDDPRWSARESLYQCTSRMLALIFSNREQGAVYFQENPFLSEWLSPEQVAEIRKREDMVQERVQNIIERGIASSEFVECDSHVMALGYIGMVLGSYRWLNPSGRRSAQEIAVEFSTTLLRGLIRDEATRINDPLGVASAASVDGTP; encoded by the coding sequence ATGCAACCGGTCCCCGACGCCTCAAAGGCAGGCAGCTCATCGCAGCGCCGTGCGGGCCGCCGCGATGAACTGGTGGCCGTGGCGTCCAAGTTGTTCGCCGCTCGGGGCTACCACGGCACCCGAATGGACGATATCGCCGATGTCGCCGGCTTGAACAAGGCGACGGTCTATCACTACTTCGCGTCCAAGGCGCTGATCCTGTACGAGATCTACTTCAAGGCGGCCGAGGAGACCCTGGCCTGTCTGCAGGACGATCCACGATGGTCCGCGCGTGAGTCGCTGTATCAATGCACGAGCCGCATGCTCGCGCTTATCTTCTCGAACCGCGAGCAGGGAGCGGTGTACTTCCAGGAGAATCCGTTCCTCTCGGAATGGCTCTCACCTGAGCAGGTCGCCGAGATCCGCAAGCGCGAAGACATGGTGCAGGAGCGGGTTCAGAACATCATCGAGCGCGGCATCGCCAGCTCAGAGTTCGTCGAATGCGACTCGCACGTGATGGCGCTCGGCTACATCGGAATGGTGCTGGGCTCCTATCGTTGGCTCAACCCGAGTGGGCGTCGCAGCGCGCAGGAGATCGCCGTGGAGTTCAGTACCACGCTGCTGCGCGGGCTGATCCGGGACGAAGCCACGCGAATAAACGATCCGTTGGGCGTCGCATCGGCGGCGTCCGTTGACGGCACCCCGTAG
- a CDS encoding class I SAM-dependent methyltransferase, with translation MARTEGDTWDIVTSVGATALIVSAMRAVEARKPDPLARDDYAQHFVAATAVEAPIFSELLDDPTVAAEPDVQLFSSYLGARTKYFDEFFLAAGNAGIRQAVILASGLDVRGYRLSWAAGTTVYELDLPKVLEFKKQVLDKHSVQATATVHDLHVDLRDDWPVALKAAGFDPAQPTAWLAEGLLPFLPGAAQDLLFQRIAALSVPGSRVAVEDFGSPGNQADRMSSAMENEEGVLRRIFKSIVEEDAPPSSLWFGDEREDPAKWLTGHGWTVDVSTAGELLERYDRAPLAGQHELTDAIGQSRYFTAVLGA, from the coding sequence GTGGCCAGAACCGAAGGTGACACCTGGGACATCGTCACGAGCGTGGGTGCCACCGCGCTCATTGTGTCCGCGATGCGTGCCGTAGAGGCGCGCAAGCCCGATCCGCTCGCGCGGGACGACTACGCACAGCATTTCGTCGCGGCGACGGCAGTCGAGGCACCGATCTTCTCCGAGCTGCTGGACGATCCGACCGTCGCGGCGGAGCCCGATGTGCAGCTGTTCTCGAGCTATCTCGGTGCGAGGACGAAGTATTTCGACGAGTTCTTCCTGGCGGCCGGGAACGCCGGGATCCGGCAGGCGGTGATCCTGGCTTCCGGCCTGGATGTGCGCGGGTACCGACTGTCGTGGGCGGCGGGCACCACGGTGTACGAGCTGGACCTACCGAAGGTGCTTGAGTTCAAGAAGCAGGTGCTCGACAAGCACAGCGTGCAGGCCACGGCCACCGTTCATGATCTGCACGTAGATCTTCGCGACGATTGGCCGGTAGCGCTCAAGGCCGCGGGATTCGATCCCGCACAGCCGACGGCGTGGCTGGCCGAGGGGCTGCTTCCCTTCTTGCCCGGTGCCGCCCAGGACCTGTTGTTCCAGCGCATCGCCGCTCTATCCGTGCCCGGAAGCCGAGTTGCCGTAGAGGATTTCGGCTCTCCTGGGAATCAGGCGGATCGGATGTCGAGTGCGATGGAGAACGAGGAGGGTGTGTTGCGGCGCATCTTCAAGAGCATCGTGGAGGAGGACGCGCCGCCGTCGAGCCTGTGGTTCGGTGACGAGCGTGAGGACCCGGCGAAATGGCTGACCGGTCATGGATGGACCGTCGATGTGAGCACCGCCGGCGAACTGTTGGAGCGCTACGACCGGGCGCCGCTGGCCGGCCAGCATGAATTGACCGATGCGATCGGGCAGAGCAGGTACTTCACTGCGGTGTTGGGCGCGTAG
- a CDS encoding glutathione S-transferase family protein, whose amino-acid sequence MSQNPENTKYVEPGEFKRDTNYIDTRITADGRDGYPVEPGRYRLVAARACPWANRTLIVRRLLGLEDVLSLGLCGPTHDKRSWTFDLDPGGLDPVLGIHFLRDAYLKRYPDYPRGITVPAVVEESTGEVVTNDYAQMTLDFSTEWVEYHRPGAPQLYPVELRPEIDEVSRRVYTEVNNGVYRCGFAGGQDAYDAAYDRLFTALDWLSERLAGQRYLVGDTITEADVRLFTTLVRFDPVYHGHFKCNRQKLTEMPVLWAYARDLFQTPGFGDTVDFGQIKEHYYVVHTDINPTRVVPKGPDLSGWRTPHGREQLGGNPFGEGTPPGPPRESERVPDQGHCPG is encoded by the coding sequence GTGAGCCAGAACCCGGAGAACACCAAGTACGTCGAGCCCGGTGAGTTCAAGCGGGACACCAATTACATCGACACCCGGATCACCGCGGACGGTCGTGACGGTTACCCGGTGGAACCCGGCAGGTACCGTCTGGTCGCGGCGCGTGCCTGTCCGTGGGCGAACCGGACGCTCATCGTCCGGCGCCTCCTCGGACTGGAAGACGTTTTATCCCTGGGGCTTTGCGGCCCCACGCATGACAAGCGCAGCTGGACCTTCGATCTGGACCCGGGTGGCCTGGACCCCGTCCTGGGCATCCACTTCCTCCGCGATGCCTACCTCAAGCGATACCCGGACTACCCGCGCGGCATCACCGTGCCGGCGGTGGTGGAGGAGTCCACCGGTGAGGTCGTCACCAATGACTATGCGCAGATGACCCTGGACTTCTCCACGGAATGGGTCGAATACCACCGGCCCGGTGCGCCCCAGCTGTATCCCGTGGAGCTGCGCCCGGAAATCGACGAGGTGAGCCGTCGCGTCTACACCGAGGTGAACAACGGCGTGTATCGCTGCGGATTCGCCGGTGGACAGGACGCGTACGACGCCGCCTACGACCGGCTGTTCACCGCATTGGATTGGCTGTCGGAAAGGCTTGCCGGGCAACGTTATCTGGTAGGCGACACGATCACCGAGGCTGATGTGCGGTTGTTCACCACACTGGTCCGGTTCGATCCGGTGTACCACGGTCACTTCAAATGCAATCGCCAGAAGCTGACCGAGATGCCGGTGCTGTGGGCGTATGCGCGCGATCTGTTCCAGACGCCGGGCTTCGGCGACACCGTCGATTTCGGACAGATCAAGGAGCACTACTACGTGGTGCACACTGATATCAACCCCACAAGGGTGGTTCCGAAGGGGCCGGATCTGAGTGGCTGGCGCACCCCGCACGGCCGCGAGCAATTGGGCGGGAATCCGTTCGGTGAGGGCACGCCGCCGGGTCCGCCAAGAGAGTCGGAACGCGTGCCAGATCAGGGTCATTGCCCTGGTTAA
- a CDS encoding alpha/beta fold hydrolase translates to MAADSLLTLDLPNVRLQALSWGPPDGPLVICGHGFPDSAHTWRLLGPRLAADGWRVVAPFTRGYAPSEIPADAEYGLGALMQDILDIHAVLGGDERAIYIGHDWGALVGNALARSSRSPFARMVTMAVPPFEVLGSNLSSIGPAGWPGVAGRQLLMSWYTLFHQVPVLPELLLPWLLRLYWRRWSPGYEAHADVLYTSEAMLQKGNRRAVIGYYRANIRRALFPSRKYWKTQRSLLDGARTPLLYLHGRDDGCMTQRLVQSARPDLPDRSVEIIDGGGHFVHLECPDVVYELVREFLGSPTAKVE, encoded by the coding sequence GTGGCCGCTGACTCCCTCCTGACCTTGGATCTGCCCAACGTCAGATTGCAGGCGTTGTCCTGGGGCCCGCCGGACGGACCGCTGGTGATCTGCGGGCACGGCTTCCCTGATTCCGCCCACACCTGGCGTCTGCTGGGGCCGAGGTTGGCCGCAGACGGATGGCGTGTGGTGGCGCCGTTCACCCGCGGCTACGCACCCAGTGAAATACCCGCCGACGCCGAATACGGCCTGGGCGCCCTGATGCAGGACATCCTGGACATCCATGCGGTGCTGGGTGGCGACGAACGGGCGATCTACATCGGCCATGACTGGGGCGCGCTGGTGGGTAACGCTCTCGCTCGCAGCAGCCGGTCGCCGTTCGCCCGGATGGTCACGATGGCCGTCCCGCCGTTCGAAGTCCTCGGCTCGAACCTCTCGTCGATCGGGCCGGCCGGATGGCCCGGTGTGGCCGGACGGCAGCTGCTGATGAGTTGGTACACGTTGTTCCACCAGGTTCCGGTGCTGCCCGAATTGCTGCTGCCCTGGCTATTGCGTCTGTACTGGCGGAGATGGTCGCCGGGATACGAGGCGCACGCGGACGTGCTGTACACCAGTGAGGCGATGCTCCAGAAGGGGAACCGTCGGGCGGTGATCGGCTACTACCGCGCAAACATTCGGCGAGCTCTGTTCCCGTCACGCAAGTACTGGAAGACCCAGCGATCCCTGCTGGACGGAGCACGCACCCCACTGCTCTATCTGCATGGCCGCGACGATGGGTGCATGACCCAGCGGTTGGTACAGTCTGCGCGCCCCGATTTACCCGACCGCAGCGTTGAAATCATCGATGGCGGTGGACATTTCGTGCACCTGGAGTGCCCGGATGTGGTGTACGAACTCGTGCGTGAGTTCCTGGGTTCGCCAACTGCAAAGGTAGAGTGA
- a CDS encoding Re/Si-specific NAD(P)(+) transhydrogenase subunit alpha → MTDQPVTIGVVRESGEDERRVALVPKAIAGLIGKGVNVVIESGAGERALLPDALYTEAGATVGDAWSADIVVKVAPPSDAEVARLRSGQTLIGFLAPRNADNSIGALKSAGVQAFAVEAIPRISRAQVMDALSSQANVAGYKSVLVAASESTRFFPMLTTAAGTVKPALVLVLGVGVAGLQALATAKRLGARTTGYDVRPEVADQVRSVGAQWLDLGSSTVTAAGGGGYARELTDEERQKQQQALEEAIKGFDVVITTALVPGRPAPRLVTAAAVEGMKPGSVVVDLAGETGGNCELTEPGQTVVKHGVTIASPLNLPATMPEHASELYAKNITSVLELLIKDGALAPDFDDEIVAGSCVTREVS, encoded by the coding sequence ATGACCGATCAACCAGTCACTATCGGAGTTGTCCGAGAGTCGGGTGAGGACGAGCGCCGCGTCGCGCTGGTACCGAAGGCGATCGCCGGCCTGATTGGCAAGGGTGTGAACGTCGTCATAGAAAGCGGCGCCGGAGAGCGTGCTCTGCTGCCTGACGCGCTGTACACCGAAGCCGGTGCCACCGTGGGCGACGCATGGTCCGCCGACATCGTGGTGAAGGTGGCGCCGCCCTCGGATGCTGAGGTCGCCCGCCTGCGCTCGGGGCAGACCCTCATCGGCTTCCTGGCGCCACGCAATGCCGACAACAGCATCGGCGCACTGAAGAGCGCCGGTGTGCAAGCCTTTGCAGTGGAAGCCATTCCGCGTATATCCCGCGCACAGGTCATGGATGCGCTGTCGTCTCAGGCCAACGTCGCCGGGTACAAGTCCGTGCTCGTAGCGGCGTCCGAATCGACCCGCTTCTTCCCGATGCTCACCACAGCCGCCGGGACCGTCAAGCCCGCGCTGGTGCTGGTCCTCGGCGTCGGCGTGGCCGGCCTACAGGCCCTAGCCACCGCCAAGCGCCTCGGCGCGCGCACCACCGGCTACGACGTGCGCCCCGAGGTGGCCGATCAGGTCCGCTCGGTGGGTGCCCAGTGGCTCGATCTGGGCAGCAGTACCGTCACCGCCGCAGGCGGCGGAGGGTACGCCCGCGAGCTCACCGACGAGGAGCGCCAGAAGCAGCAGCAGGCGCTCGAAGAGGCCATCAAGGGATTCGATGTCGTCATCACCACGGCGCTCGTTCCCGGACGCCCGGCGCCGCGCCTGGTGACCGCCGCGGCGGTGGAGGGCATGAAGCCCGGCTCCGTGGTCGTCGACCTCGCGGGCGAGACCGGTGGCAACTGCGAGCTGACCGAGCCCGGCCAGACCGTCGTCAAGCACGGTGTCACCATCGCCTCGCCTCTCAACCTGCCGGCCACCATGCCGGAGCACGCCAGCGAGCTGTACGCCAAGAACATCACGTCCGTTCTCGAGCTCCTCATCAAGGACGGTGCCCTGGCGCCGGACTTCGATGACGAAATCGTCGCGGGCTCCTGCGTCACCCGGGAGGTCTCCTAG